One segment of Nocardioides sp. QY071 DNA contains the following:
- the arfB gene encoding alternative ribosome rescue aminoacyl-tRNA hydrolase ArfB: MALNDLIIPPGPGLPGGLVIPDTELVERFSRSPGPGGQSVNTTDSRVELVWDPAASSVLTDAQRSRLIARADGPIGVVAHEHRSQHRNRVAARERLAARLRELLAPPPPARRATKPTRGSKERRLEAKRQRGRTKQLRGRVDD, encoded by the coding sequence ATGGCGCTGAACGATCTCATCATCCCTCCCGGCCCGGGCCTGCCCGGCGGGCTGGTCATCCCCGACACCGAGCTGGTCGAGCGGTTCTCCCGCTCCCCCGGCCCCGGTGGCCAGTCGGTCAACACCACCGACAGCCGGGTCGAGCTGGTCTGGGACCCGGCGGCGTCGAGCGTGCTCACCGACGCCCAGCGCAGCCGGCTGATCGCCCGCGCCGACGGCCCGATCGGCGTCGTCGCCCACGAGCACCGCTCCCAGCACCGCAACCGGGTCGCCGCCCGGGAACGGCTCGCCGCCCGGCTCCGCGAGCTGCTCGCTCCCCCGCCGCCGGCCCGACGGGCCACCAAGCCGACCCGCGGCTCCAAGGAGCGGCGGCTGGAGGCCAAGCGGCAGCGCGGGCGGACCAAGCAGCTGCGCGGCCGGGTCGACGACTAG
- a CDS encoding pitrilysin family protein has product MSTTSSTTAGQRSAGRPSAVSRAGASTRTLETVRDQAGQVTSLVRRTQLPSGLRIVTEQMAGARSASVGVWVGVGSRDETATTHGASHFLEHLLFKGTTERSALDISIELDAVGGEFNAFTAKEYTCFHARVLSDDLPLAVDVLGDMITGSLIATHDVDAERDVILDEIAMHDDDPDDVVQNLLAELAWGAESALGRPIAGTTGSIEAMTPAQIKRFYRRHYAPANTVISVAGALDHAAVVRSVKKAFGRHGWLDALAAPAAPRTTSTRRRPKVAAGDGRVDRPFEQVNLVLGREGLTRDDDRRYALGVLNTALGGGTSSRLFQEVREVRGLAYSVYSFASHYADSGIVGVAVGCLPDRTDEVLAVVREQLRLIAEEGITEDELVRGKGQLVGGMILGLEDSGSRMMRLGKNELVNGEVLGIDEVIARIEAVTLDEVREVAAEVFGRPELLALVGPGSA; this is encoded by the coding sequence GTGAGCACCACCAGCTCCACGACGGCCGGCCAGCGCTCTGCTGGCCGGCCGTCGGCCGTTTCCCGCGCCGGGGCGTCCACCCGGACCCTCGAGACCGTGCGCGACCAGGCCGGTCAGGTGACCTCGCTCGTACGACGCACGCAGCTGCCGTCCGGGCTGCGGATCGTCACCGAGCAGATGGCCGGCGCCCGCTCCGCGTCCGTCGGTGTCTGGGTCGGCGTCGGCTCGCGCGACGAGACCGCCACGACCCACGGCGCCTCGCACTTCCTCGAGCACCTGCTGTTCAAGGGCACCACCGAGCGCTCCGCGCTCGACATCTCCATCGAGCTCGACGCCGTGGGCGGTGAGTTCAACGCCTTCACCGCCAAGGAGTACACCTGCTTCCACGCGCGGGTGCTCTCCGACGACCTGCCGCTGGCCGTCGACGTGCTCGGTGACATGATCACCGGCTCGCTCATCGCGACCCACGACGTCGACGCCGAGCGCGACGTCATCCTCGACGAGATCGCGATGCACGACGACGACCCCGACGACGTCGTCCAGAACCTGCTCGCCGAGCTCGCCTGGGGCGCCGAGTCGGCCCTCGGGCGCCCGATCGCCGGCACCACCGGTTCGATCGAGGCGATGACCCCGGCACAGATCAAGCGCTTCTACCGGCGCCACTACGCCCCGGCCAACACCGTCATCTCGGTCGCCGGCGCGCTCGACCACGCGGCTGTCGTACGCTCCGTGAAGAAGGCGTTCGGCCGTCACGGCTGGCTCGACGCGCTGGCCGCTCCCGCCGCCCCGCGGACCACGTCGACCCGGCGCCGTCCCAAGGTCGCCGCCGGCGACGGCCGGGTCGACCGGCCCTTCGAGCAGGTCAACCTGGTCCTGGGCCGCGAGGGACTGACCCGCGACGACGATCGGCGCTACGCGCTCGGCGTGCTCAACACCGCGCTCGGTGGCGGCACGTCCAGCCGGCTGTTCCAGGAGGTCCGCGAGGTGCGCGGGCTGGCGTACTCGGTCTACTCCTTCGCCAGCCACTACGCCGACTCCGGGATCGTCGGGGTCGCCGTCGGCTGCCTGCCCGACCGCACCGACGAGGTGCTGGCCGTGGTCCGCGAGCAGCTGCGGCTGATCGCGGAGGAGGGGATCACCGAGGACGAGCTGGTCCGCGGCAAGGGTCAGCTGGTCGGCGGGATGATCCTCGGCCTCGAGGACTCCGGCTCGCGGATGATGCGGCTGGGCAAGAACGAGCTGGTCAACGGCGAGGTGCTCGGCATCGACGAGGTGATCGCGCGGATCGAGGCGGTCACGCTCGACGAGGTGCGTGAGGTCGCCGCCGAGGTCTTCGGCCGGCCCGAGCTGCTCGCTCTCGTGGGGCCCGGCTCAGCGTGA
- a CDS encoding nucleoside hydrolase, with translation MTPVPLVLDCDAGTDDAIAILLAALHPGLDLLGVSTASEEEAASVRGMIERGGVEVDVRPGTSWLLSTLAGAAAPVTLVTTGPLTNLAAALAADRSLTGAVARLVVLGGTHREPGVTPYADRNVWSDPDAAATVLAAPFREVLLVTADATASAALSSADLDRWRALGTPAARAAADLAASRLDRGARVHDPLAVAALVEPGLLTTLRAAVRVERTDPTTYGATRFAAEVDEARGRVTVAVRADRERYVDLLCATLGRQPH, from the coding sequence GTGACCCCGGTCCCGCTGGTCCTCGACTGCGACGCCGGGACCGACGACGCCATCGCGATCCTGCTCGCCGCCCTCCATCCGGGCCTCGACCTGCTCGGCGTGTCCACGGCGAGCGAGGAGGAGGCAGCCTCCGTGCGAGGCATGATCGAGCGGGGCGGTGTCGAGGTCGACGTGCGCCCCGGCACGTCCTGGCTGCTCTCGACGCTGGCCGGAGCTGCCGCGCCGGTGACCCTGGTGACCACCGGGCCGCTGACGAACCTGGCCGCGGCGCTGGCGGCCGACCGCTCGCTGACCGGCGCCGTGGCCCGGCTGGTGGTGCTCGGTGGCACGCACCGCGAGCCCGGGGTGACGCCGTACGCCGACCGCAACGTCTGGTCCGACCCGGATGCCGCCGCCACCGTGCTCGCGGCGCCGTTCCGCGAGGTGCTGCTGGTGACGGCCGACGCAACGGCGTCCGCGGCACTGAGCAGTGCGGACCTGGACCGGTGGCGTGCTCTCGGGACCCCGGCCGCCCGTGCCGCCGCGGACCTCGCCGCGAGCCGGCTCGACCGCGGAGCGCGGGTGCACGACCCCCTGGCCGTCGCCGCGCTGGTCGAGCCCGGGCTGCTCACCACCCTGCGCGCGGCGGTGCGGGTCGAGCGCACCGACCCGACGACGTACGGCGCCACGCGCTTCGCCGCCGAGGTCGACGAGGCCCGGGGGCGGGTGACGGTGGCGGTCCGCGCCGACCGCGAGCGGTACGTCGACCTGCTCTGCGCGACACTCGGCCGCCAACCGCACTAA
- a CDS encoding BCCT family transporter, whose translation MTQTDRSAPSKTRAADLADALSTPAADVVPHPALDQAVEVDAPARRGLDPVVFGVAAVVSIAFVVWGLASTSSLGTASGKALDWVMTNTGWLFVLTSSGFVVFVIWLAMSKYGTIPLGRDDEEPEFRTTSWIAMMFSAGMGIGLMFYGVSEPLSHFVDPPPGTSGEQDAAAQTAMATTMFHWTLHPWAIYAVVGLAIAYGVYRKGRVQLISAAFAPLLGERATGGAGKVIDMFAIFATLFGSATSLGLGALQISSGLEIVGDIGPLGNGVLVGIISVLTVAFVLSAVSGVAKGIQWLSNINMVLAVVLALFLFVVGPTVFILNLVPTSLGSYVQDLAMMAARTGAEGADTEAWLSGWTVFYWAWWLSWTPFVGMFIARISRGRTIRQFVTGVLLVPSVVSVIWFCILGGTAIDLQRTGTDIANAGGLEAQLFGTLDALPLATVASILVMVLVAIFFVSGADAASIVMGSLSERGTTEPRRSTVIFWGVATGAVAAVMLLAGGENALTGLQTITIVAALPFVVIMIGLAAALVRELRTDPMVVRRRYGEEAVEQAVIAGVTEHGDDFVLSIEPVDPEPEPVEADVVRES comes from the coding sequence CCCAGACCGACCGTAGTGCCCCGAGCAAGACCCGAGCCGCCGACCTGGCCGACGCGCTGAGCACCCCCGCCGCGGACGTCGTACCGCACCCGGCGCTGGACCAGGCCGTCGAGGTCGACGCGCCCGCACGCCGCGGTCTCGACCCCGTCGTCTTCGGCGTCGCGGCCGTCGTGAGCATCGCCTTCGTGGTGTGGGGCCTGGCGAGCACCAGCTCGCTCGGCACCGCCTCCGGCAAGGCGCTGGACTGGGTGATGACCAACACCGGCTGGCTGTTCGTGCTGACCTCCAGCGGCTTCGTCGTGTTCGTCATCTGGCTGGCGATGAGCAAGTACGGCACCATCCCGCTGGGCCGCGACGACGAGGAGCCGGAGTTCCGCACGACGTCGTGGATCGCGATGATGTTCAGCGCCGGCATGGGCATCGGGCTGATGTTCTACGGCGTCAGCGAGCCGCTCTCGCACTTCGTGGACCCGCCTCCCGGCACCAGCGGCGAGCAGGACGCCGCGGCGCAGACCGCGATGGCGACCACGATGTTCCACTGGACCCTGCACCCGTGGGCGATCTACGCCGTCGTCGGGCTCGCGATCGCCTACGGCGTCTACCGCAAGGGCCGCGTGCAGCTGATCTCCGCGGCGTTCGCGCCGCTGCTCGGTGAGCGGGCCACCGGCGGCGCCGGCAAGGTGATCGACATGTTCGCGATCTTCGCGACGCTGTTCGGCTCGGCGACCTCGCTGGGCCTGGGTGCCCTGCAGATCAGCAGCGGCCTCGAGATCGTGGGCGACATCGGCCCGCTCGGCAACGGCGTCCTCGTCGGCATCATCAGCGTGCTGACCGTCGCATTCGTGCTCTCGGCCGTCTCCGGCGTCGCCAAGGGCATCCAGTGGCTGTCCAACATCAACATGGTGCTGGCCGTCGTCCTGGCGCTGTTCCTGTTCGTGGTCGGCCCGACCGTCTTCATCCTCAACCTGGTGCCGACCTCGCTCGGCAGCTATGTGCAGGACCTGGCGATGATGGCCGCGCGCACCGGCGCCGAGGGTGCCGACACCGAGGCGTGGCTGAGCGGCTGGACCGTCTTCTACTGGGCGTGGTGGCTGTCCTGGACGCCGTTCGTCGGCATGTTCATCGCACGCATCTCGCGCGGGCGCACCATCCGCCAGTTCGTCACCGGCGTGCTGCTGGTCCCGAGCGTGGTCAGCGTGATCTGGTTCTGCATCCTCGGCGGCACCGCGATCGACCTCCAGCGCACCGGCACCGACATCGCGAACGCCGGCGGCCTCGAGGCCCAGCTCTTCGGCACCCTCGACGCGCTCCCCCTCGCCACCGTCGCCAGCATCCTGGTGATGGTGCTGGTCGCGATCTTCTTCGTGTCCGGCGCCGACGCGGCCTCGATCGTGATGGGCAGCCTCTCGGAGCGCGGTACGACGGAGCCGCGGCGCAGCACCGTCATCTTCTGGGGCGTCGCCACCGGCGCCGTGGCCGCGGTGATGCTGCTGGCGGGCGGCGAGAACGCCCTGACCGGCCTGCAGACGATCACCATCGTCGCGGCTCTGCCGTTCGTGGTGATCATGATCGGCCTCGCGGCCGCCCTCGTCCGCGAGCTGCGCACCGACCCGATGGTCGTGCGCCGCCGCTACGGCGAGGAGGCGGTCGAGCAGGCCGTCATCGCCGGTGTCACCGAGCACGGCGACGACTTCGTGCTGTCGATCGAGCCGGTCGACCCCGAGCCCGAGCCGGTCGAGGCCGACGTCGTCCGGGAATCCTGA
- a CDS encoding polyribonucleotide nucleotidyltransferase: protein MTEPVISEVETVLDNGKFGTRTIKFETGVLARQAAGSVSAFLDGDTMLLSATTAGKHPKDHFDFFPLTIDVEERMYAAGRIPGSFFRSEGRPGEDAILACRLIDRPLRPTFKKGLRNEVQVVITVMALNPDTPYDVLAINAASLSTQLSGLPFSGPVGATRVALIEGQWVAFPTHSQLEKAVFDMVVAGRVTETGDVAIMMVEAEATEETIELVRGGAQAPTEEVVAGGLEAAKPFIKQLVEAQVELANVAAKPVQEFPIFLDYEDDVYAAVEAAAKDDLVAAMTIGDKQEREARTDELKAGLLEKLAGQFEGREKEIGAAFRSVNKQVVRERVLRDKVRIDGRGLADIRPLHAEVDVIPRVHGSALFERGETQILGVTTLDMLKMEQQIDTLSPETHRRYMHKYIFPPFSTGETGRVGSPKRREVGHGALARRALLPVLPNREEFPYAIRQLSEAMGSNGSTSMGSVCASTLSLLQAGVPLKAPVAGIAMGLISGEIDGKTEYVALTDILGAEDAFGDMDFKVAGTKEFVTALQLDTKLDGIPAEVLAAALTQARDARLTILEVMGEAIDAPEEMSVHAPRIITVKVPVDKIGEVIGPKGKVINQLQDDTGASISIEDDGTVYIGATNGEAAEAARSAINAIANPTMPEVGERYLGTVVKTTNFGAFIALMPGKDGLLHISKLRGLAGGKRVENVEDVVSVGQKLQVEIAEIDDRGKLSLIPVVEEADAAETAEGEESDSE from the coding sequence TTGACTGAACCCGTCATCTCCGAGGTCGAGACCGTTCTCGACAACGGCAAGTTCGGCACTCGCACCATCAAGTTCGAGACGGGCGTCCTCGCCCGCCAGGCCGCCGGTTCGGTGAGCGCCTTCCTCGACGGCGACACCATGCTGCTGTCGGCCACCACGGCCGGCAAGCACCCGAAGGACCACTTCGACTTCTTCCCGCTGACCATCGACGTCGAGGAGCGGATGTACGCCGCGGGCCGCATCCCCGGCTCGTTCTTCCGTTCCGAGGGCCGCCCGGGCGAGGACGCGATCCTGGCCTGCCGCCTCATCGACCGCCCGCTGCGCCCGACCTTCAAGAAGGGCCTGCGCAACGAGGTCCAGGTCGTCATCACCGTCATGGCGCTCAACCCCGACACGCCGTACGACGTGCTCGCGATCAACGCCGCGTCGCTTTCGACCCAGCTCTCCGGCCTGCCGTTCAGCGGCCCGGTCGGCGCCACCCGCGTCGCCCTCATCGAGGGCCAGTGGGTCGCGTTCCCGACCCACAGCCAGCTGGAGAAGGCCGTGTTCGACATGGTCGTCGCCGGCCGGGTCACCGAGACCGGTGACGTCGCGATCATGATGGTCGAGGCCGAGGCGACCGAGGAGACCATCGAGCTGGTCCGCGGCGGCGCCCAGGCGCCGACCGAGGAGGTCGTGGCCGGTGGCCTCGAGGCCGCCAAGCCGTTCATCAAGCAGCTGGTCGAGGCCCAGGTCGAGCTCGCCAACGTGGCCGCCAAGCCGGTCCAGGAGTTCCCGATCTTCCTCGACTACGAGGACGACGTCTACGCCGCCGTCGAGGCCGCCGCGAAGGACGACCTCGTCGCCGCGATGACCATCGGCGACAAGCAGGAGCGCGAGGCGCGCACCGACGAGCTCAAGGCCGGGCTGCTGGAGAAGCTCGCCGGCCAGTTCGAGGGTCGCGAGAAGGAGATCGGCGCGGCCTTCCGCTCGGTCAACAAGCAGGTCGTGCGCGAGCGCGTGCTGCGCGACAAGGTCCGCATCGACGGCCGCGGCCTCGCCGACATCCGTCCGCTGCACGCCGAGGTCGACGTGATCCCGCGGGTCCACGGCTCCGCGCTGTTCGAGCGTGGCGAGACCCAGATCCTGGGCGTCACCACCCTCGACATGCTCAAGATGGAGCAGCAGATCGACACCCTGTCGCCGGAGACCCACCGGCGCTACATGCACAAGTACATCTTCCCGCCGTTCTCCACCGGTGAGACCGGTCGCGTCGGCTCGCCGAAGCGCCGCGAGGTCGGCCACGGCGCCCTTGCGCGTCGTGCGCTGCTGCCGGTGCTCCCGAACCGCGAGGAGTTCCCGTACGCCATCCGCCAGCTCTCCGAGGCCATGGGCTCCAACGGCTCCACCTCGATGGGCTCGGTCTGCGCCTCGACCCTGTCGCTGCTGCAGGCCGGTGTGCCCCTGAAGGCGCCGGTCGCCGGCATCGCCATGGGCCTCATCTCGGGTGAGATCGACGGCAAGACCGAGTACGTCGCGCTGACCGACATCCTCGGTGCCGAGGACGCGTTCGGCGACATGGACTTCAAGGTCGCCGGTACCAAGGAGTTCGTCACCGCGCTCCAGCTCGACACCAAGCTCGACGGCATCCCGGCCGAGGTCCTCGCCGCGGCGCTGACCCAGGCCCGCGACGCCCGCCTGACGATCCTCGAGGTCATGGGCGAGGCGATCGACGCTCCCGAGGAGATGTCGGTCCACGCCCCGCGGATCATCACCGTCAAGGTGCCCGTGGACAAGATCGGCGAGGTCATCGGGCCCAAGGGCAAGGTCATCAACCAGCTGCAGGACGACACCGGCGCCTCGATCTCCATCGAGGACGACGGCACGGTCTACATCGGTGCGACCAACGGCGAGGCCGCCGAGGCGGCCCGGTCCGCGATCAACGCGATCGCGAACCCGACCATGCCCGAGGTCGGCGAGCGCTACCTCGGCACGGTCGTCAAGACGACCAACTTCGGTGCGTTCATCGCGCTCATGCCGGGCAAGGACGGCCTGCTGCACATCAGCAAGCTGCGTGGCCTCGCCGGTGGCAAGCGCGTGGAGAACGTCGAGGACGTCGTCTCCGTGGGCCAGAAGCTGCAGGTCGAGATCGCCGAGATCGATGACCGCGGCAAGCTGTCCCTCATCCCGGTGGTCGAGGAGGCGGACGCCGCCGAGACCGCCGAGGGCGAGGAGTCTGACTCCGAGTGA
- a CDS encoding molybdopterin-dependent oxidoreductase produces the protein MTPYSLRRRSVLALPAAGLAGATLTQLGPLASRAGAGAPAILKPLPAEAFVDYGTNAEMRWESVDPHRQLTPQSRLFVRNHTRTPRLDASSYRLRVHGDGLRDAAGVTLGLDELRRRFPAVEVTSVHECTGNGRSLFDTQQGTRAAGTPWTLGAVGAVTWQGVRLRDVLRWAGLRPDAVCVQGVGLDDEYVDKGENLGHVRRPFPIAKALDDALLAWGVNGEPLLPDHGFPLRLVLPGWVGIASIKWLGELEVSASELTSPWNTRWYNIGGPLGANPVRSAWELPRDAALPAGRTLRLTGRSWSGAAPIARVEVSTDAGTTWTAARLGRPPGRRTEGHGWTRWSHTWHAPPAGRHELLARATDLHGRTQPDVAAYNPNGYFFDAVVRHPVVVAA, from the coding sequence ATGACCCCGTACAGCCTGCGCCGCCGCTCGGTGCTCGCCCTGCCCGCCGCCGGCCTGGCCGGCGCCACGCTCACCCAGCTCGGGCCGCTGGCCTCCCGAGCCGGCGCCGGCGCGCCCGCGATCCTCAAGCCGCTCCCGGCTGAGGCCTTCGTCGACTACGGGACCAACGCGGAGATGCGCTGGGAGTCGGTCGACCCGCACCGCCAGCTGACCCCGCAGTCCCGGCTGTTCGTGCGCAACCACACGCGCACGCCGCGGCTCGACGCGTCGTCGTACCGGCTGCGGGTGCACGGTGACGGCCTGCGCGACGCCGCGGGCGTGACGCTCGGCCTGGACGAGCTGAGGCGGCGGTTCCCTGCCGTCGAGGTCACCTCGGTCCACGAGTGCACCGGCAACGGCCGCAGCCTCTTCGACACCCAGCAGGGCACCAGGGCCGCCGGCACGCCCTGGACGCTCGGCGCGGTCGGCGCCGTGACCTGGCAGGGCGTCCGGCTGCGCGACGTGCTGCGGTGGGCGGGGCTGCGTCCCGACGCGGTCTGCGTGCAGGGCGTCGGCCTCGACGACGAGTACGTCGACAAGGGCGAGAACCTCGGCCACGTGCGGCGCCCGTTCCCGATCGCCAAGGCGCTCGACGACGCGCTTCTCGCGTGGGGCGTGAACGGCGAGCCGCTGCTGCCCGACCACGGCTTCCCGCTGCGGCTGGTGCTGCCGGGCTGGGTCGGCATCGCGAGCATCAAGTGGCTCGGCGAGCTGGAGGTGTCGGCCTCCGAGCTGACCTCGCCGTGGAACACCCGCTGGTACAACATCGGCGGCCCGCTCGGCGCCAACCCCGTCCGCTCGGCCTGGGAGCTGCCTCGCGACGCGGCCCTCCCGGCGGGGCGGACCCTCCGGCTGACCGGGCGGTCCTGGTCCGGCGCGGCGCCGATCGCCCGGGTGGAGGTCAGTACCGACGCAGGTACGACGTGGACCGCAGCCCGCCTGGGCCGCCCGCCCGGGCGCCGTACCGAGGGGCACGGCTGGACCCGCTGGTCGCACACCTGGCACGCGCCGCCGGCGGGGCGGCACGAGCTCCTCGCCCGGGCGACCGACCTGCACGGGCGCACCCAGCCGGACGTGGCGGCCTACAACCCGAACGGGTACTTCTTCGACGCCGTCGTCCGGCACCCCGTGGTGGTGGCGGCCTAG
- a CDS encoding molybdopterin-dependent oxidoreductase yields METRTGVCNLCEATCGLLLSIEDGAVTGVRGNPDDPLSRGHICPKGVAIGDVHADPDRLRRPVRRIGRGDDARWEEIGWDEALDLVADGLARAVNEHGEDALAIYLGNPNVHSLGSMTHGVALAQSFRTRNKFSATSVDQLPHQVVGHLLYGHQLLLPVPDIDRTSYFLVLGANPMASNGSLMTVPDFPGRLRELRARGGRMVVLDPRRTETAKVADEHHFVRPGTDAWVLLALLQVLFAEGLTTPPAYVDGLAGVEALVAPFTPELAEQASGVPAGEIRRIARDFAAADGAAAYGRIGVSTQEFGTVCQWAVQVINLVTGNLDREGGVLFTSPAIDAIGRGLIGRGHHDRYRSRVRQAPEFGGELPVAVLREEIETPGEGQVRALLTVAGNPVLSTPDGAALDRAIAGLDFYAAVDIYLNETTRHADVVLPPTTLLERDHYDLVFHLLAVRNTARFTPAVFAKGRDQRHDWEIFRDLYLRVTRRRRRKPPLRRRVVAEARMRMSPTFLIGMLLRSGGSRTTLTELRKHPEGVDLGALRAGQLPGRLRTRGGRIDAVPDLVAADIERLREHALPTDGELLLIGRRHQRDCNSWMHNTERLTRGKARHQLLMNPSDLASRGLADGAVVTVRSRVGEVKVEVAATEDVMPGVVSLPHGYGHGRTGARLGVAAGVAGVSINDLTDPDRLDVSGNAALSGVPVTVT; encoded by the coding sequence GTGGAGACGCGGACCGGCGTGTGCAACCTGTGCGAGGCCACCTGTGGCCTGCTGCTGAGCATCGAGGACGGCGCCGTGACCGGCGTGCGGGGCAACCCCGACGACCCGCTCTCACGCGGCCACATCTGCCCCAAGGGCGTGGCGATCGGCGACGTCCACGCCGACCCGGACCGCCTGCGCCGTCCGGTACGACGCATCGGGCGCGGCGACGACGCACGCTGGGAGGAGATCGGCTGGGACGAGGCGCTCGACCTGGTGGCCGACGGGCTCGCGCGGGCCGTCAACGAGCACGGCGAGGACGCACTGGCGATCTACCTCGGCAACCCCAACGTGCACAGCCTCGGCTCGATGACCCACGGTGTCGCGCTGGCGCAGTCGTTCCGCACCCGCAACAAGTTCAGCGCGACCTCGGTCGACCAGCTCCCCCACCAGGTCGTCGGACACCTCCTCTACGGCCACCAGCTGCTGCTGCCCGTGCCCGACATCGACCGCACGTCCTACTTCCTCGTGCTCGGCGCGAACCCGATGGCGTCCAACGGCTCGCTCATGACGGTGCCCGACTTCCCCGGCAGGCTGCGTGAGCTGCGCGCCCGCGGCGGCCGGATGGTCGTGCTGGACCCGCGGCGCACCGAGACCGCGAAGGTCGCCGACGAGCACCACTTCGTCCGCCCCGGCACCGACGCGTGGGTGCTGCTGGCCCTGCTGCAGGTGCTGTTCGCCGAGGGGCTGACCACCCCGCCGGCGTACGTCGACGGGCTGGCGGGCGTCGAGGCGCTGGTCGCGCCCTTCACCCCCGAGCTCGCCGAGCAGGCGAGCGGGGTGCCGGCCGGGGAGATCCGCCGGATCGCGCGGGACTTCGCGGCCGCCGACGGAGCGGCGGCGTACGGCCGGATCGGGGTGTCGACCCAGGAGTTCGGGACGGTCTGCCAGTGGGCGGTCCAGGTGATCAACCTGGTCACCGGCAACCTGGACCGCGAGGGTGGGGTGCTGTTCACGAGCCCGGCGATCGACGCGATCGGCCGGGGGCTGATCGGGCGCGGCCACCACGACCGCTACCGCTCGCGGGTCCGGCAGGCTCCCGAGTTCGGCGGCGAGCTGCCCGTCGCGGTGCTGCGGGAGGAGATCGAGACGCCCGGCGAGGGCCAGGTGCGAGCACTGCTCACCGTCGCGGGCAACCCGGTGCTGTCCACCCCGGACGGCGCCGCGCTCGACCGGGCGATCGCGGGCCTCGACTTCTACGCCGCGGTCGACATCTACCTCAACGAGACGACCCGGCACGCCGACGTCGTGCTCCCGCCGACGACCCTGCTCGAGCGCGACCACTACGACCTGGTCTTCCACCTGCTGGCGGTGCGCAACACGGCCCGGTTCACACCCGCGGTGTTCGCGAAGGGCCGCGACCAGCGGCATGACTGGGAGATCTTCCGCGACCTCTACCTGCGGGTGACCCGTCGCCGCCGCCGCAAGCCGCCGCTCAGGCGCCGGGTCGTCGCCGAGGCGCGGATGCGGATGAGCCCGACCTTCCTGATCGGGATGCTGCTGCGCTCCGGCGGCTCTAGGACGACGCTGACCGAGCTGCGCAAGCACCCCGAGGGTGTGGACCTCGGTGCGCTGCGTGCCGGTCAGCTGCCCGGCCGGCTGCGGACGCGGGGCGGCCGGATCGACGCGGTGCCGGACCTGGTGGCCGCCGACATCGAGCGGCTGCGTGAGCACGCGCTGCCCACCGACGGCGAGCTGCTGCTCATCGGCCGCCGTCACCAGCGCGACTGCAACTCGTGGATGCACAACACCGAACGGCTCACCCGCGGCAAGGCGCGGCACCAGCTGCTCATGAACCCGAGCGACCTGGCCTCGCGCGGCCTCGCGGACGGCGCGGTCGTCACCGTCCGCTCCCGCGTCGGCGAGGTGAAGGTCGAGGTGGCCGCGACCGAGGACGTGATGCCCGGCGTCGTCTCGCTCCCCCACGGCTACGGGCACGGCCGCACCGGCGCCCGGCTCGGCGTCGCGGCCGGCGTCGCGGGAGTGTCGATCAACGACCTGACCGACCCCGACCGGCTCGACGTGTCGGGCAACGCGGCGCTGTCCGGCGTACCGGTCACCGTCACGTGA
- the rpsO gene encoding 30S ribosomal protein S15, protein MAVGTDAETKKKIIAEYATTEGDTGSPEVQIALLSHRISHLTEHLKQHKHDHHSRRGLLLLVGQRRRLLNYLKKTEIERYRSIVERLGLRR, encoded by the coding sequence ATGGCAGTCGGTACCGACGCTGAGACCAAGAAGAAGATCATCGCTGAGTACGCCACGACCGAGGGTGACACCGGTTCGCCCGAGGTGCAGATCGCGCTGCTCTCGCACCGCATCAGCCACCTGACCGAGCACCTCAAGCAGCACAAGCACGACCACCACAGCCGTCGTGGCCTGCTCCTGCTCGTCGGCCAGCGCCGCCGTCTCCTCAACTACCTGAAGAAGACCGAGATCGAGCGCTACCGCTCGATCGTCGAGCGCCTCGGCCTGCGTCGTTGA